In Asticcacaulis sp. SL142, the sequence GCCCAAGCGCATCGGGCCGTTCGCGGTGCCCAAAGCCATGTGCTCTGGCCCGTCGGGCGTGCTGGCGACCTGGTTTAAAATCCGCGGCGTCAACTATTCGATCTCATCAGCCTGCGCTACCTCTGTGCATTGCATAGGTGCTGCGGCCGAGCAGATCGCCTGGGGCAAGCAGGACGTAATGTTTGCCGGCGGCACCGAAGAACTGGACTGGACGCTATCCAACCTGTTTGACGCTATGGGCGCCATGTCGAGCGGTTATAACGACACCCCTTCGGTCGCGTCGCGTGCCTATGATAAAAACCGCGACGGCTTTGTGATCGCCGGGGGGGCCGGTATGCTGGTGCTCGAAGAATATGAGCACGCCAAGGCGCGCGGTGCCGATATCTGGGCTGAAATCGTCGGCTATGCCGCCAATTCCGACGGCTATGATATGGTGGCCCCAAGCGGCGAAGGCGCTGAGCGCTGCATGAAGATGGCGCTGGACATGGCGGGTGGCCGTAAGATCGACTACCTCAACCCGCATGGCACCTCGACACCGATTGGCGATGAGCGTGAAATCGGCGCGATCAAAAACGTGTTCGGTGAGGCCATGCCGCTGATCTCCTCGACCAAGTCTCTGACGGGCCATAGTCTGGGGGCGGCAGGGGCGCAGGAAGCGATCTATTGCCTGCTGAT encodes:
- the fabB gene encoding beta-ketoacyl-ACP synthase I; translation: MRRVVVTGVGIVSSIGTGADEVTASLREARSGIIAAPEYKDRGFKCQVHAAPKIGDWTQLIDRRAARFLSPGLAYGHIAMDQAIAMAGLEEKDISNDRTGIIFGAGGPSTSAIVEAADITREKGSPKRIGPFAVPKAMCSGPSGVLATWFKIRGVNYSISSACATSVHCIGAAAEQIAWGKQDVMFAGGTEELDWTLSNLFDAMGAMSSGYNDTPSVASRAYDKNRDGFVIAGGAGMLVLEEYEHAKARGADIWAEIVGYAANSDGYDMVAPSGEGAERCMKMALDMAGGRKIDYLNPHGTSTPIGDEREIGAIKNVFGEAMPLISSTKSLTGHSLGAAGAQEAIYCLLMMRSSFATKSAHIDEIDPAFEGLPILRERRDGALESIMSNSFGFGGTNGSLILSQADL